In one window of Zingiber officinale cultivar Zhangliang chromosome 11A, Zo_v1.1, whole genome shotgun sequence DNA:
- the LOC122032589 gene encoding uncharacterized protein LOC122032589 isoform X2 produces the protein MRLAPSVIVLIPDVDGFGHAIADGFRSDPKSNLSRESSSFELSLEKYGFKDRKASGDLIQFVDPLGSPKVSIFLLQNYSPPVVAYAIKELLASLPSQTTLVLPFVMKALKVNRGAMNKPSANEDFVIYTTEIGGTSELTKAMIDDTISVPPSLQIHCESLACLLLMARILNLPTVLLLASGPRHRNGQSSYPGLELKEVRYLQWLAFVSMVQIYFVMSRVKFGGLIYN, from the exons ATGAGGTTAGCGCCGTCGGTGATCGTTCTAATACCGGACGTCGACGGCTTCGGTCATGCCATCGCCGATGGCTTCCGTTCCGATCCGAAATCCAACCTCTCGAG GGAAAGCTCCTCCTTTGAACTCTCGTTGGAGAAATATGGCTTTAAGGACCGTAAAGCCTCCGGCGATCTTATCCAGTTTGTCGACCCGCTTGGATCCCCTAAG GTGTCAATCTTCCTTCTGCAAAATTACAGTCCACCTGTTGTTGCATATGCTATCAAGGAACTATTAGCATCACTTCCTAGTCAGACTACATTGGTACTTCCTTTTGTGATGAAAGCCCTCAAGGTTAACAGGGGAGCAATGAACAAACCATCCGCTAATGAGGACTTTGTGATCTACACAACTGAAATTGGTGGTACATCTGAACTCACTAAGGCCATGATTGATGACACAATCAGTGTGCCTCCATCCTTGCAAATTCATTGCGAATCTCTGGCTTGCTTGTTGCTGATGGCGCGAATTCTAAATCTGCCAACAGTTCTCCTCCTTGCATCTGGTCCTAGGCACCGTAATGGACAATCTAGCTATCCTGGGCTCGAG CTAAAGGAAGTGAGGTATCTGCAGTGGTTGGCTTTTGTTTCAATGGTCCAGATTTATTTTGTCATGTCAAGAGTCAAGTTTGGAGGACTAATCTACAATTAA
- the LOC122032589 gene encoding uncharacterized protein LOC122032589 isoform X1 — protein sequence MRLAPSVIVLIPDVDGFGHAIADGFRSDPKSNLSRESSSFELSLEKYGFKDRKASGDLIQFVDPLGSPKVSIFLLQNYSPPVVAYAIKELLASLPSQTTLVLPFVMKALKVNRGAMNKPSANEDFVIYTTEIGGTSELTKAMIDDTISVPPSLQIHCESLACLLLMARILNLPTVLLLASGPRHRNGQSSYPGLEVLEKLGGTVARHLGLVFSKDLIPQKNIEKSTSVGEPWRALYG from the exons ATGAGGTTAGCGCCGTCGGTGATCGTTCTAATACCGGACGTCGACGGCTTCGGTCATGCCATCGCCGATGGCTTCCGTTCCGATCCGAAATCCAACCTCTCGAG GGAAAGCTCCTCCTTTGAACTCTCGTTGGAGAAATATGGCTTTAAGGACCGTAAAGCCTCCGGCGATCTTATCCAGTTTGTCGACCCGCTTGGATCCCCTAAG GTGTCAATCTTCCTTCTGCAAAATTACAGTCCACCTGTTGTTGCATATGCTATCAAGGAACTATTAGCATCACTTCCTAGTCAGACTACATTGGTACTTCCTTTTGTGATGAAAGCCCTCAAGGTTAACAGGGGAGCAATGAACAAACCATCCGCTAATGAGGACTTTGTGATCTACACAACTGAAATTGGTGGTACATCTGAACTCACTAAGGCCATGATTGATGACACAATCAGTGTGCCTCCATCCTTGCAAATTCATTGCGAATCTCTGGCTTGCTTGTTGCTGATGGCGCGAATTCTAAATCTGCCAACAGTTCTCCTCCTTGCATCTGGTCCTAGGCACCGTAATGGACAATCTAGCTATCCTGGGCTCGAG GTTCTGGAGAAGTTGGGAGGAACAGTAGCCAGGCATTTGGGTCTTGTCTTCTCCAAGGACTTGATTCCACAGAAGAACATTGAGAAGTCAACTAGCGTTGGAGAGCCATGGCGTGCATTGTATGGATGA
- the LOC122032031 gene encoding probable E3 ubiquitin-protein ligase XERICO, translating to MGISSLPTPSESVLSLVLVNTVLTISILKQLLRSLLHLLRLRASPLLPPEHAAGEGCEPHSLTDRFRSHCRPIRFGSALGRRRAAAERTSDCRVCLARFEPDSMVNTLPCGHFFHKACLETWLDYQHATCPLCRTHVLPGEDTTAAAVFVSSSSRPWF from the coding sequence ATGGGGATTTCGAGCCTGCCGACCCCATCGGAGAGCGTGCTCAGTCTCGTACTCGTCAACACCGTCCTCACCATCTCCATCCTAAAGCAGCTCCTCCGCtccctcctccacctcctccgccTCCGCGCGTCGCCTCTTCTTCCGCCGGAGCACGCCGCCGGAGAGGGTTGCGAGCCGCACAGCCTGACGGACCGGTTCCGCAGCCACTGCAGGCCTATCCGCTTCGGCTCGGCCCTGGGCCGACGGAGGGCGGCAGCCGAGCGGACATCCGACTGCCGAGTCTGTCTCGCCCGGTTCGAACCGGACTCGATGGTGAACACGCTTCCCTGCGGCCATTTCTTCCACAAAGCCTGCCTGGAAACGTGGCTCGACTACCAGCACGCAACGTGCCCACTCTGCCGGACCCACGTCCTCCCCGGCGAGGACACTACCGCCGCCGCTGTCTTCGTCTCGAGTTCTTCGCGGCCGTGGTTTTAG